One Spiroplasma endosymbiont of Dioctria linearis DNA segment encodes these proteins:
- a CDS encoding NAD(P)H-dependent glycerol-3-phosphate dehydrogenase: MQKEKIAIIGTGAYGTVLANVLADNGHDVIMYGIEETQVEDINNNHLNSKFFQDLLINSNIKATTDFAAAMEKANIVILSVPTFALDNAIENVIKFGKREMHIINVAKGLDEENLDLLSKKIKKRFQGKDVMKSYGAIYGPSVAIEVIMRKPTCVMSCNEDEKTAIYIANLFSNEYFIVKPTTDVVGCEVAAALKNSVAIAAGLLHGFSAADNSKASLITIGNAEIYTIAKQFGAKIETFMNFATLGDLILTASSLKSRNFSLGVQIAQKDDAKTVLISHKNTVEGVLSCKLAYEISQKYKIKVPMFEILYKILYNNHKPSALVNDFFQHAKVV; the protein is encoded by the coding sequence ATGCAAAAAGAAAAAATAGCAATAATAGGGACTGGAGCTTATGGAACAGTTTTAGCTAATGTTTTAGCAGACAATGGTCATGATGTAATTATGTATGGAATTGAAGAAACTCAAGTTGAAGATATTAATAATAATCATTTGAACTCTAAATTCTTTCAGGACTTACTAATTAATTCAAATATAAAGGCAACAACAGATTTTGCAGCAGCCATGGAAAAAGCAAATATTGTAATTTTAAGTGTACCAACTTTTGCTTTAGATAATGCAATTGAAAATGTAATAAAATTTGGAAAGCGTGAAATGCATATAATAAATGTAGCCAAAGGTTTAGATGAAGAAAATCTTGATTTATTAAGTAAAAAAATTAAAAAAAGATTTCAAGGCAAAGATGTTATGAAATCTTATGGTGCAATTTATGGACCTTCTGTTGCAATTGAAGTAATTATGAGAAAACCAACTTGTGTCATGAGTTGCAATGAAGATGAAAAAACTGCTATATATATAGCAAATTTATTTTCTAATGAATACTTTATTGTGAAACCCACAACGGATGTAGTTGGGTGTGAAGTTGCTGCAGCATTAAAAAATAGTGTTGCTATTGCTGCGGGATTGCTGCATGGTTTTTCAGCAGCAGATAATTCAAAAGCATCATTAATTACAATAGGAAATGCAGAAATATATACTATAGCAAAACAATTTGGAGCTAAAATAGAAACATTTATGAATTTTGCAACACTTGGTGATTTGATCCTAACTGCTTCATCATTAAAATCAAGAAACTTTTCATTGGGAGTTCAAATCGCTCAAAAAGATGATGCAAAGACTGTTTTAATTTCTCATAAGAATACTGTTGAAGGAGTTTTATCTTGTAAGTTAGCTTATGAGATCAGCCAGAAATATAAAATTAAAGTGCCAATGTTTGAAATACTATATAAAATACTATACAATAATCATAAGCCTAGTGCGTTAGTAAATGACTTTTTCCAACATGCTAAGGTAGTATAG
- a CDS encoding nicotinamide-nucleotide amidohydrolase family protein, with protein MKKLFEYLKLNNLTLSTCESFTGGYFANQITNISGASEYFKGSFICYSDDFKTKILGIDIEVIKKYSVVSKEVLALMLEKTSEKISSDIVIGFTGYAPPKYEDNKSGLSFVGFRFKNKNFIYKFLIKESITREEYKTRASEFIINKILEI; from the coding sequence ATGAAAAAATTATTTGAATATTTAAAATTAAATAATTTAACATTATCTACTTGTGAATCATTTACAGGAGGGTATTTTGCAAATCAAATAACAAATATCTCTGGAGCTAGTGAATATTTCAAGGGTTCATTTATTTGTTATTCTGATGATTTTAAAACAAAAATTTTAGGAATAGATATAGAAGTAATTAAAAAATATAGTGTTGTTTCAAAAGAAGTTCTAGCTTTAATGTTAGAAAAAACTAGTGAAAAAATTAGTTCCGATATTGTTATTGGTTTTACAGGTTATGCTCCACCAAAATATGAAGATAACAAATCTGGTTTAAGTTTTGTTGGTTTTAGATTTAAAAATAAAAATTTTATTTATAAATTTCTTATTAAAGAAAGTATTACAAGAGAAGAGTATAAAACTAGAGCAAGTGAATTTATTATTAATAAAATTTTAGAAATTTAA
- the ffh gene encoding signal recognition particle protein has protein sequence MGFGDFLANRMKKSIEKNLKKTTLNSDNVKDVLREIRLALLEADVNIDVVKKFIANIEEKAQGVFIEQGVRADQQMVKIVHAELVEILGKTNKPLEIDKKPSIIMMVGLQGAGKTTTVGKLSHLITKKNKKKTLMVGLDIYRPGAIDQLVELGQKNNLDVFQQGKQSPVKTAQQAVDYAQKNGYEVIILDTAGRLQIDKQLMDELNEIRKVVSPQEIILTVDGMTGQDIINVSQEFNNLLKLTGVIVTKLDGDARGGATFSITDITKLPIKFIGEGEGIGALAEFYPKRMADRILGMGDVETLFEKAADVVDQRTMEKTMKRMFAGQFDLEDLRNQMEQVAKMGNLGGIMKMVPGLNGKVSETQINQAQQKLWVANILMTSMTLKERREPRLLKAITRKQRILKGSGRTEKEFNELLNQFDKGKKQVIELTKSLKSGKMPNLGGMKF, from the coding sequence ATGGGATTTGGAGATTTTTTAGCCAATAGAATGAAAAAGTCTATTGAAAAGAATTTAAAAAAAACTACTTTAAATAGTGATAATGTAAAAGATGTATTAAGAGAAATTAGATTAGCTCTTTTAGAAGCAGACGTTAATATTGATGTAGTTAAAAAGTTTATAGCAAACATTGAGGAAAAAGCTCAAGGTGTTTTCATTGAACAAGGTGTTAGAGCAGATCAACAAATGGTTAAAATAGTTCACGCAGAACTAGTTGAAATTTTAGGGAAAACAAATAAACCATTAGAAATAGATAAAAAGCCATCAATTATTATGATGGTTGGTTTACAAGGTGCTGGTAAAACAACAACAGTTGGTAAGCTTTCCCATTTAATTACCAAAAAAAATAAAAAGAAAACATTAATGGTTGGTTTAGATATTTATAGACCAGGAGCTATTGATCAATTAGTTGAATTAGGTCAAAAAAATAATCTAGATGTTTTTCAACAAGGTAAACAAAGTCCTGTTAAAACTGCACAGCAAGCAGTTGATTATGCTCAAAAAAATGGTTATGAAGTAATAATTTTAGATACTGCAGGTCGTTTGCAAATTGATAAACAATTAATGGATGAACTTAATGAAATTAGAAAAGTTGTTTCTCCTCAGGAAATAATTCTTACTGTTGATGGAATGACTGGGCAAGATATTATAAACGTGTCACAAGAATTTAATAACTTATTAAAATTAACAGGAGTTATTGTTACAAAACTTGATGGAGATGCTCGAGGGGGAGCAACATTTTCAATAACTGATATTACAAAACTACCAATTAAATTTATTGGAGAGGGTGAGGGAATTGGAGCTCTTGCTGAATTTTACCCAAAAAGAATGGCTGATAGAATTCTTGGAATGGGTGATGTTGAAACATTATTTGAAAAAGCAGCTGATGTTGTTGACCAAAGAACAATGGAAAAAACAATGAAAAGAATGTTTGCAGGTCAATTTGATTTAGAGGATTTAAGAAATCAAATGGAACAAGTTGCAAAAATGGGAAATCTTGGAGGAATTATGAAAATGGTTCCAGGATTAAATGGTAAAGTTAGTGAAACACAAATTAATCAGGCTCAACAAAAACTTTGAGTTGCAAATATTTTAATGACTTCTATGACATTAAAAGAACGAAGAGAACCAAGACTTCTAAAAGCAATAACTAGAAAGCAAAGAATTTTAAAAGGTTCAGGTAGAACAGAAAAAGAATTTAATGAGCTTTTAAATCAATTTGATAAAGGTAAAAAGCAAGTTATTGAATTAACTAAATCACTTAAATCTGGAAAAATGCCAAATCTTGGTGGAATGAAATTTTAA
- a CDS encoding HU family DNA-binding protein — translation MTKKELSEKVSVEFGNTKADAEKIINFVFDEIVNALVNKDEVAIAGFGKFVTAERAAREGVNPATGAKIQIAATTVTKFKVAKQLKEAVAK, via the coding sequence ATGACAAAAAAAGAATTATCAGAAAAAGTTTCAGTAGAATTTGGTAATACAAAAGCTGATGCTGAAAAAATAATTAACTTCGTATTTGATGAAATTGTAAATGCTCTAGTTAATAAAGATGAAGTTGCAATAGCAGGATTTGGTAAATTTGTTACTGCTGAAAGAGCTGCACGTGAAGGTGTTAACCCAGCAACTGGAGCGAAAATCCAAATTGCTGCAACAACAGTAACAAAATTTAAAGTAGCTAAACAATTAAAAGAAGCAGTAGCTAAATAA
- the rny gene encoding ribonuclease Y, with amino-acid sequence MNDDLVHVYIAIISFLIVLLIVLGTVIVYLIKSRQRKYIFKKTLDESKEVKMKILAEAKADAALIKLNAENDAEYIREEILIETKNLKQKKEKFFEEIEILNKKEEELIQEKINTNKIKNELAIQKKKFQLALENISNLTEDQIKTELFNIVENKYLNELSNKIKDYENKLKVRAEKKASDILIDAMQSCHIEITSEKNTTFFEIENDSWKGKIIGKEGRNIKTFQSYGGVDLIIDDTPNRVTISSFNPIRREIAYLTLSELIKTARIHPATIEEQLIIQEEKLDKHCLEIGNEVLLNLNIDDLPEEIVKMLGKLKFRHSYGQNALQHSIEVAKISRKIALEMGLDEKIGLKSGLLHDIGKAVDFEQEGSHVKLGVDILKKYNLESEIINAVESHHNDVEKETYYAEIVAIADTMSAARPGARNNDADQYFIRMQELEDICLQQEGVLKVYVLKAGREIRVMVNPSVVDDYSMKKISLNLKESIQKINKTPGDIYITIIREKREVIRL; translated from the coding sequence ATGAACGATGATTTAGTACATGTGTATATTGCGATAATATCTTTTTTAATAGTGCTTTTAATTGTATTAGGTACAGTTATAGTATATTTAATTAAGTCTCGTCAGCGCAAATACATTTTTAAAAAAACATTAGACGAGTCAAAAGAAGTTAAAATGAAAATTCTAGCGGAAGCAAAAGCAGATGCAGCTTTAATAAAACTTAATGCTGAAAATGACGCTGAATATATCCGAGAAGAAATTTTAATTGAAACTAAAAATTTAAAACAAAAAAAAGAAAAATTCTTTGAAGAAATAGAAATTTTGAATAAGAAGGAAGAAGAACTAATTCAGGAAAAAATTAATACAAATAAAATAAAAAATGAATTAGCCATTCAAAAAAAGAAATTTCAGTTAGCTCTTGAAAATATTTCAAATTTAACTGAAGATCAAATAAAAACAGAGTTATTTAATATTGTAGAAAATAAATATTTAAATGAACTTTCAAATAAAATTAAAGATTATGAAAATAAATTAAAAGTTAGAGCTGAAAAAAAAGCTTCTGATATATTAATAGATGCAATGCAAAGTTGTCATATTGAAATCACTTCTGAAAAAAATACAACTTTTTTTGAAATTGAAAATGATTCTTGAAAAGGTAAAATTATTGGTAAAGAAGGAAGAAATATAAAAACATTTCAATCTTATGGGGGTGTTGATTTAATTATTGATGATACTCCAAATAGGGTGACAATATCTTCTTTTAATCCAATAAGAAGAGAAATTGCATATTTAACTTTAAGCGAACTTATAAAAACAGCAAGAATTCATCCGGCTACAATTGAAGAACAATTAATAATTCAAGAAGAAAAATTGGATAAGCATTGTTTGGAGATTGGAAATGAAGTCCTGTTAAATTTAAATATTGATGATTTACCTGAAGAAATAGTTAAAATGCTAGGTAAATTAAAATTTAGACATAGTTATGGTCAGAATGCTTTGCAGCATTCAATTGAAGTTGCAAAGATATCTAGAAAAATTGCTTTAGAGATGGGTCTTGATGAAAAAATAGGACTTAAATCTGGTCTTTTACATGATATTGGAAAAGCTGTGGACTTCGAGCAAGAAGGAAGTCATGTAAAATTAGGAGTAGATATTCTAAAAAAATATAATCTAGAGTCTGAAATAATTAATGCAGTTGAATCACATCATAATGATGTTGAAAAAGAAACATACTATGCAGAAATTGTAGCTATAGCAGATACTATGAGTGCTGCAAGGCCAGGAGCCAGAAATAATGATGCAGATCAATATTTTATAAGAATGCAAGAACTTGAAGATATTTGTTTACAACAAGAAGGTGTTCTTAAAGTTTATGTTCTTAAAGCAGGAAGAGAAATAAGAGTTATGGTAAATCCATCTGTTGTAGATGATTATAGTATGAAAAAAATATCTTTAAATTTAAAAGAAAGCATTCAGAAAATAAATAAGACTCCAGGAGACATTTATATAACTATAATCCGTGAAAAACGAGAAGTAATAAGATTATAG
- a CDS encoding lipoprotein, whose translation MKKILTLLGSFGLIGTASTSVIACNNVNTIENTVKNLQKVLNKVAVETEEEAINAIEEAAKKVENVIMDESILPTKNFEILFISAVKEENESASFSFNENIISKAEHSHEHIHYIITYKKAQSINENSSFNWSAQSFTFEVELHVG comes from the coding sequence ATGAAAAAAATCTTGACTTTATTGGGTTCATTTGGACTTATTGGTACAGCTAGCACAAGTGTTATTGCTTGTAATAATGTAAATACTATTGAAAATACAGTAAAAAATTTGCAAAAAGTTTTAAATAAAGTAGCTGTTGAAACAGAAGAGGAGGCAATTAATGCAATTGAAGAAGCTGCAAAAAAAGTTGAAAATGTAATTATGGATGAATCAATTTTACCTACAAAAAACTTTGAAATTTTATTTATTAGTGCAGTAAAAGAGGAGAATGAAAGTGCCTCATTTAGTTTTAATGAAAATATAATTTCCAAAGCAGAGCATTCTCATGAACATATTCACTATATTATTACATATAAAAAAGCACAATCAATTAATGAGAATTCTTCTTTTAATTGATCAGCTCAGAGTTTTACTTTTGAAGTTGAACTACATGTTGGATAA
- the ylqF gene encoding ribosome biogenesis GTPase YlqF: MNDEKSSFNWFPGHMNKSIKEIEQKISIVDLVMEIVDARAPFSTQNPLLRKVLNTRPRLIILTKFDLSDKDITNQWTEYFKSIGNTTYIVKDKQADIYSDVLKLINEMTKESQLKQKKRGIEKPQLNVLVVGIPNVGKSTVISKLSRGKTLKIGNKPGVTRGMQRIVMTNNITLIDTPGILPAKFENETVACNCAATNSIRLDVIPKERMATKLMRYIYNSYPSLIENTYKINKHVLRPIDYDDTFTIFEEIAKRNKFTILDEIADVERAIELFIHDIIKNNLGKISFEKPIEIKEISNQSIKENDLDSTVVSDLTVEW; the protein is encoded by the coding sequence ATGAATGATGAAAAATCAAGTTTTAATTGATTCCCAGGTCATATGAATAAAAGTATTAAGGAAATTGAACAAAAGATTTCTATAGTAGATCTTGTTATGGAAATTGTTGATGCAAGAGCACCTTTTTCAACACAAAATCCATTATTAAGAAAAGTTTTAAACACTAGACCAAGATTAATAATTTTAACTAAATTTGACTTATCAGATAAAGATATAACTAATCAATGGACTGAATATTTTAAATCCATTGGAAATACAACATATATTGTAAAAGATAAGCAAGCTGATATTTATAGTGATGTTTTAAAGCTTATAAATGAAATGACAAAAGAATCACAATTAAAACAAAAAAAACGGGGAATAGAAAAACCACAACTTAATGTTTTAGTTGTTGGTATTCCAAATGTTGGAAAATCAACTGTTATTTCAAAACTATCAAGAGGTAAGACTTTAAAAATAGGCAATAAACCAGGAGTAACAAGAGGTATGCAAAGAATTGTAATGACAAATAATATTACATTGATTGATACTCCCGGAATTTTACCTGCAAAGTTTGAAAATGAAACTGTAGCTTGTAATTGTGCTGCTACTAATTCAATTAGATTAGATGTCATTCCAAAAGAGAGAATGGCAACTAAATTAATGAGATATATTTATAATTCATATCCATCATTAATTGAAAATACTTATAAAATTAATAAGCACGTATTAAGACCAATAGATTATGATGATACATTTACTATCTTTGAAGAAATTGCTAAAAGAAATAAATTTACAATTCTTGATGAAATAGCTGATGTTGAAAGAGCTATTGAACTTTTTATTCATGACATTATTAAAAATAATTTAGGAAAAATTTCATTTGAAAAACCAATTGAAATTAAGGAAATATCAAACCAATCAATTAAGGAAAATGATTTAGATTCAACAGTAGTAAGTGATTTAACAGTTGAATGATAG
- a CDS encoding Holliday junction resolvase RecU: MILKNKGMYLETIINNSISTIEENSGFIYKMPINNNIISVKDNIITARLKKSYFCDYIGLWKGTYLEFETKESEKDYFNLNNLSQQQFEKLRLVNKNYGLAFLIIYFHLYEKIYIIHINELENIKIKKIPYQYFKDSFLEISFSGISFNFNDIFNHLINYT, encoded by the coding sequence TTGATATTAAAAAATAAAGGAATGTATTTAGAAACTATTATAAATAATAGTATAAGTACTATTGAAGAAAATAGTGGTTTTATTTATAAAATGCCTATTAATAACAATATTATTTCAGTTAAAGATAATATTATTACAGCAAGATTAAAGAAGAGCTATTTTTGTGATTATATTGGTTTATGAAAAGGAACTTATTTAGAATTTGAAACCAAAGAGTCTGAGAAGGACTATTTTAATTTGAATAATCTTTCTCAACAACAATTTGAAAAATTAAGATTAGTAAATAAAAATTATGGATTAGCTTTTCTAATAATATATTTTCATTTATATGAAAAAATATATATTATCCATATAAATGAATTAGAAAATATAAAAATTAAAAAAATACCCTATCAGTATTTCAAAGATAGTTTCTTGGAAATAAGTTTTTCAGGTATTAGTTTTAATTTTAATGATATTTTTAATCATTTAATCAATTATACATAG
- a CDS encoding DivIVA domain-containing protein translates to MADFIKLTKQEIIDKDFEVEYKGYKVEEVDAFLDMIAEDYKFFEEKDIKKQKEIATLKENINRLSNELTETLATLKLSESQMEALARAGLNSSDLIKRISNLEKERYNK, encoded by the coding sequence ATGGCAGATTTTATAAAATTAACTAAACAAGAAATTATTGATAAAGATTTTGAAGTTGAATATAAAGGTTATAAAGTAGAAGAAGTTGATGCTTTTTTAGATATGATAGCAGAAGATTATAAATTTTTCGAAGAAAAAGATATTAAAAAACAAAAAGAAATAGCCACTTTAAAAGAAAATATTAATAGATTATCAAATGAATTAACAGAAACATTGGCAACTTTAAAATTAAGTGAAAGTCAAATGGAAGCATTAGCAAGAGCGGGACTAAATAGTTCAGATCTTATTAAGAGAATTTCTAATTTAGAAAAAGAGAGATATAATAAGTAA
- a CDS encoding DnaD family protein, which translates to MFELFKTGLISKKTLLILNYSKIKINENQLAILLIIMELSNDEQKNFTPSQIAEHMILSKEEIEKEISLLLKNRIIKLEQKGKKTILDLTPLFNRLLVELEEKHSKLRNDNTYNFIEKIFDYKLTDNEIDKIENFIELGISKPKIMSIIDECKINNIKDLLKKLEDKSKETSVKITMYNWLND; encoded by the coding sequence ATGTTTGAACTTTTTAAAACAGGGTTAATAAGCAAAAAAACTCTTTTAATTTTAAATTATTCAAAAATTAAAATTAATGAAAATCAATTAGCTATTTTACTAATAATTATGGAGTTATCAAATGATGAGCAAAAAAATTTTACACCTTCACAAATAGCAGAACATATGATACTTTCAAAAGAAGAAATTGAAAAAGAAATATCTTTGTTATTAAAAAATCGAATTATTAAGCTGGAACAAAAAGGTAAAAAAACTATCCTTGATCTTACACCTTTATTTAATAGGTTGCTTGTAGAGTTAGAAGAGAAACATTCTAAATTAAGAAATGATAATACATATAACTTTATTGAAAAAATTTTTGATTATAAACTTACAGATAATGAAATAGATAAAATTGAAAATTTTATTGAACTTGGTATTTCAAAACCAAAGATTATGTCAATAATTGATGAATGTAAAATTAATAATATTAAAGATTTATTGAAGAAACTAGAAGATAAGTCAAAAGAAACTTCTGTAAAAATAACTATGTATAATTGATTAAATGATTAA
- a CDS encoding 23S rRNA (pseudouridine(1915)-N(3))-methyltransferase RlmH has translation MKIKIICFNKVNKEYREVYEAYIDKLKKHSMLEMIEINEFDHGDIKSNMVKNEQNINLKLQESKDYEIFLLDINSKQYSSELIAETIEKNQNFKNGKICFIIGPSDGFSQEFREIHNNKISFGLITLPYNLVRIILLEQIYRGFKINKKQKYHK, from the coding sequence ATGAAAATAAAAATAATTTGTTTTAATAAAGTTAATAAGGAATATAGAGAAGTATATGAAGCATACATTGATAAGCTTAAAAAACATTCTATGTTAGAGATGATTGAAATTAATGAATTTGATCATGGTGATATAAAATCTAATATGGTAAAAAATGAGCAAAATATTAATTTAAAATTACAAGAAAGTAAAGATTACGAAATATTTTTATTAGATATTAACTCTAAGCAATATAGTTCTGAATTAATTGCTGAAACCATAGAAAAAAATCAAAATTTTAAAAATGGGAAAATATGTTTTATAATTGGTCCAAGTGATGGATTTAGCCAAGAGTTTAGAGAAATTCATAATAATAAAATTAGTTTTGGTTTAATCACTTTACCTTATAATTTGGTAAGAATAATTTTATTGGAACAAATTTATAGAGGGTTTAAAATAAATAAAAAACAAAAGTATCATAAATAA
- a CDS encoding ribonuclease HII, translating to MIENSRYLFDQKIREENKVNLISGSDEVGRGAMAGPIVVATVILKPEYNNFKIKDSKLLNEKQREELFDEIKKNCIDYSICEYDSKFVDEFNPKKTSRIGMVDSIKKLKIKPEVCLIDGENIELDLCKTIKIIKGDNLSITIGAASILAKVYRDRIMNNYHLKYPQYNFIKNKGYCTIDHQNRVKEFGVLDIHRFSYKPIKFLKEKKHEF from the coding sequence ATGATAGAAAACTCAAGATACTTATTTGATCAAAAAATAAGAGAAGAAAATAAGGTTAATTTAATTTCTGGAAGTGATGAGGTTGGTAGGGGAGCAATGGCAGGTCCAATTGTTGTAGCAACTGTAATTTTAAAACCTGAGTATAACAACTTTAAAATTAAAGATTCTAAATTATTAAATGAAAAGCAAAGAGAAGAATTGTTTGATGAAATTAAAAAAAATTGTATTGACTATAGCATTTGTGAATATGATTCAAAATTTGTAGATGAATTTAATCCAAAGAAAACAAGTCGAATAGGAATGGTAGATTCTATTAAAAAATTAAAAATTAAGCCAGAAGTTTGCTTAATTGATGGAGAAAATATAGAATTAGATTTGTGTAAAACTATAAAAATTATTAAGGGAGATAACTTGAGCATTACTATAGGAGCTGCAAGCATTTTAGCAAAAGTTTATAGAGATAGGATAATGAATAATTATCATTTAAAATATCCACAATATAACTTTATAAAAAATAAGGGATATTGTACAATTGATCACCAAAATAGAGTTAAAGAGTTTGGTGTTTTGGATATTCATAGATTTTCTTATAAACCAATAAAATTTCTAAAGGAGAAAAAACATGAATTTTAA
- the recA gene encoding recombinase RecA, whose amino-acid sequence MIEKILEKNTNEVLLNMSDNNIYDDPAFKSVLKDIEKTFGKGSIMKLGDAANSAIEVTPTGSFLLDRAIGVGGYPKGRIIEIYGPESSGKTTLSLHAICEAQKNNGRAAFIDAEHALDPRYAQNIGIDIKNLVVAQPDSGEQALDILEMLIKSNTIDIVVVDSVAALVPKAELEGEMSDQQIGLQARLMSKALRKINGIVSKTNTTVIFINQLREKVGVIFGSPEITPGGRALRFYSSIRLEVRKGETISTNGEATANKVKIKVVKNKVAPPFKTCQITIAYNKGVEKDLEIIEMATIYNILNKAGVWYSYGEEKIGQGKESVREWFNNNPEKYLEIQAKLKESIE is encoded by the coding sequence ATGATAGAAAAAATATTAGAAAAAAATACAAATGAGGTGCTTTTAAATATGAGTGATAATAATATTTATGATGATCCTGCTTTTAAAAGTGTATTAAAAGATATTGAAAAAACTTTTGGAAAAGGATCAATTATGAAATTAGGAGATGCTGCCAATTCAGCAATTGAAGTTACTCCAACAGGTAGTTTTTTACTTGACAGAGCTATTGGCGTTGGAGGATATCCTAAGGGTAGAATTATAGAAATTTATGGACCAGAATCAAGTGGTAAAACTACGCTTTCTTTACATGCAATTTGTGAAGCACAAAAAAATAATGGTAGGGCAGCTTTTATTGATGCAGAGCATGCATTAGACCCAAGGTATGCTCAAAATATTGGTATAGATATTAAAAATTTAGTTGTGGCTCAACCTGATTCAGGTGAACAGGCTTTAGATATTTTAGAAATGTTAATTAAATCAAATACTATTGATATAGTTGTAGTTGACTCTGTTGCTGCTTTAGTTCCTAAAGCAGAATTAGAAGGTGAAATGTCAGATCAACAAATTGGGTTACAAGCAAGATTGATGTCAAAAGCTTTAAGGAAAATTAATGGTATAGTTTCGAAAACTAATACTACAGTAATTTTTATTAATCAATTGAGAGAAAAAGTTGGTGTCATATTTGGAAGTCCTGAAATAACTCCTGGTGGAAGAGCTTTAAGATTTTATTCATCTATAAGATTAGAAGTAAGAAAAGGTGAAACAATATCTACAAATGGTGAGGCAACTGCAAATAAAGTTAAAATTAAAGTTGTAAAAAATAAAGTAGCGCCACCTTTTAAAACTTGTCAAATTACTATTGCATATAATAAAGGTGTAGAAAAAGATCTTGAAATTATTGAAATGGCTACAATATATAATATTTTAAATAAAGCTGGAGTTTGATATTCATATGGTGAAGAAAAAATTGGTCAAGGAAAAGAATCAGTGAGGGAATGATTTAATAATAATCCAGAAAAATACTTAGAAATTCAAGCTAAACTTAAAGAAAGTATTGAATAA